One Bosea sp. 685 DNA segment encodes these proteins:
- a CDS encoding nitroreductase family protein, translating into MTSINHRVAEHAIDPLFLERWSPRAFTVDGISEAELLSLFEAARWAPSSYNSQPWRFVYARRGTAHWDKLLGLLNEFNASWAKHAAALAIVVSKQTMAVPGKTEEVPSYSHSFDAGAAWAQLALQATRSGWQAHGMVGFDHARAATELNVPAGYRVEAAIAIGKPGDKSQLPEGLQARETPSQRNPLSASVFEGAFPTG; encoded by the coding sequence ATGACAAGCATCAATCATCGCGTCGCCGAGCATGCGATCGACCCGCTCTTCCTCGAGCGTTGGTCGCCGCGCGCCTTCACCGTCGATGGCATCTCCGAGGCCGAGCTCCTGTCCCTGTTCGAGGCGGCGCGCTGGGCTCCGTCCTCCTATAATTCGCAGCCCTGGCGGTTCGTCTATGCGCGGCGCGGTACGGCGCATTGGGACAAGCTGCTGGGCCTGCTGAACGAGTTCAACGCCTCCTGGGCCAAGCACGCCGCCGCTTTGGCCATCGTGGTCTCGAAGCAGACCATGGCCGTTCCCGGCAAGACCGAAGAGGTTCCGTCCTACAGCCACTCCTTCGATGCCGGGGCGGCCTGGGCCCAGCTCGCCTTGCAGGCGACACGGTCGGGCTGGCAGGCCCATGGCATGGTCGGCTTCGATCATGCGCGCGCGGCGACCGAACTGAACGTGCCGGCCGGCTACCGCGTCGAGGCTGCGATCGCGATCGGCAAGCCCGGCGACAAGTCGCAATTGCCGGAGGGGTTGCAGGCGCGCGAAACCCCGAGCCAGCGCAACCCGCTCTCGGCCAGCGTCTTCGAAGGCGCCTTTCCGACAGGCTGA
- a CDS encoding substrate-binding domain-containing protein, translating into MSTQAKPRQVKLRDVAQAAGVAVGTVSRVLNANPTVTEAVRRKVQAAIDDLGYEMDVVAQSLRGGTTKMVACAIRDFDIPQFATYIKEAERIFRENGYTLLLSSTTNQPDVEMALLRAFERRRVDGIMMTISDEGHAGVARALAEAGVPVLLIDRDHIGTLDRVTVDHFGGAKVATQHLLGLGHRRIAMLVGDLKAFPSRSRVEGFRAACAAAGVAIDPGLLRERVLDQEDAFRETMALLSLPDAPTAFFVAAMDTLGGSLRALRALGREVGRDVALVAGSDSDLAELYSPGVTAIRWNLAEMGRHAATMLLERMRGEAPATSRALKLPTTLVIRQSCQAVTPGNRD; encoded by the coding sequence ATGAGCACGCAAGCCAAGCCGAGGCAGGTCAAGCTGCGCGATGTCGCGCAGGCGGCGGGCGTGGCGGTCGGCACGGTCTCGCGCGTGCTCAACGCCAACCCGACCGTGACGGAGGCCGTCCGCCGCAAGGTGCAGGCGGCGATCGACGATCTCGGCTACGAGATGGATGTCGTCGCCCAGAGCCTGCGCGGCGGCACCACCAAGATGGTCGCCTGTGCCATCCGGGATTTCGACATCCCGCAATTTGCCACCTACATCAAGGAAGCCGAGCGGATCTTCCGCGAGAACGGCTACACGCTGCTGTTGTCGAGCACGACGAACCAGCCCGATGTCGAGATGGCGCTACTGCGCGCCTTCGAGCGCCGCCGCGTCGACGGCATCATGATGACGATCAGCGACGAGGGTCATGCCGGCGTCGCCAGGGCGCTCGCCGAAGCAGGCGTGCCCGTCCTGCTGATCGACCGCGACCATATCGGGACGCTGGACCGGGTGACCGTCGACCATTTCGGCGGGGCCAAGGTCGCGACCCAGCATCTGCTCGGCCTCGGCCATCGCCGCATCGCCATGCTCGTCGGCGACCTCAAGGCCTTTCCCTCACGCAGCCGCGTCGAGGGTTTTCGCGCAGCCTGCGCTGCGGCCGGGGTCGCGATCGATCCCGGGCTGCTGCGCGAACGGGTCCTCGACCAGGAGGACGCCTTCCGCGAGACGATGGCGCTGCTCAGCCTGCCGGATGCGCCGACCGCCTTCTTCGTCGCCGCGATGGACACGCTGGGCGGCAGCCTGCGGGCGCTGCGCGCACTCGGCCGCGAGGTCGGCCGCGATGTCGCCCTCGTCGCCGGCAGCGATTCAGACCTCGCCGAACTCTACTCTCCGGGCGTGACGGCGATCCGCTGGAACCTCGCCGAGATGGGCCGCCATGCCGCAACGATGCTGCTGGAACGCATGCGCGGCGAAGCGCCCGCGACCTCGCGCGCGCTCAAGCTCCCGACCACCCTGGTCATCCGGCAATCCTGCCAGGCGGTCACCCCAGGCAATCGCGATTGA
- a CDS encoding ABC transporter ATP-binding protein has translation MPAILSAEHVTKSYPVGGADVVAVRNLSLDVEEGELLCLLGASGCGKSTMLNLFAGFANPTSGRVLLRGRPITGIEPRCGMVFQSYALFPWKTVRQNVEFPLRMRGVPRHQRRGMAEFFIDMVQLNGFADHYPAELSGGMQQRVTLARSLAADPEVLLMDEPFAALDAMTRQVMQDELLRIQEQSGKTIVFITHNIDEAIVLGHRIVVMSARPGRIRTIIPNALPRPRDIHVQTSPAFAELKTEIWSHVEEEVTQHMAASRLAEPA, from the coding sequence ATGCCCGCCATCCTCAGCGCAGAGCACGTAACCAAATCCTACCCCGTCGGCGGCGCCGACGTCGTTGCCGTCCGCAACCTGTCGCTGGATGTCGAGGAGGGCGAATTGCTCTGCCTGCTCGGCGCGTCGGGCTGCGGCAAATCGACGATGCTGAACCTGTTTGCCGGCTTCGCCAACCCGACGAGCGGGCGCGTCCTGCTCCGTGGCCGCCCGATCACCGGCATCGAGCCGCGCTGCGGCATGGTGTTCCAGTCCTATGCGCTGTTTCCCTGGAAGACGGTGCGCCAGAATGTCGAGTTCCCGCTGCGCATGCGCGGCGTGCCGCGGCATCAGCGGCGAGGCATGGCCGAGTTCTTCATCGACATGGTCCAGCTCAACGGCTTTGCCGACCATTACCCGGCCGAGCTTTCGGGCGGCATGCAGCAGCGCGTGACGCTGGCGCGCAGCCTCGCCGCCGATCCGGAGGTGCTGCTGATGGACGAGCCTTTTGCGGCGCTCGACGCGATGACGCGCCAGGTGATGCAGGACGAATTGCTGCGCATCCAGGAGCAGAGCGGCAAGACCATCGTCTTCATCACCCATAATATCGACGAGGCGATAGTATTGGGCCACCGCATCGTCGTGATGTCGGCCCGGCCGGGGCGCATCCGCACGATCATTCCCAACGCCTTGCCCAGGCCGCGCGACATCCATGTTCAGACCTCGCCGGCCTTCGCGGAGCTGAAGACCGAGATCTGGAGCCATGTCGAGGAGGAGGTCACGCAGCACATGGCGGCCTCCCGCCTGGCCGAGCCAGCCTGA
- a CDS encoding LLM class flavin-dependent oxidoreductase has translation MQKRQMRLVAFLKAGPTSHHHGMWRHPETDNGFLEPDWYEHIARVLEKGCFDGLFFADVLGIYDYYNRSFATMVGKGGALSLLDPLPILAMMARVTRHIGLGATLSTTFHNPYQIARTLGTLDILSKGRMAWNVVTSASNLEARNFGLEAIPGREERYGRADEVLEACMALWQSWDEGALVIDKEAGHFADPGKLHYADYRGEWVRTRGPLTVPRSPQGHPVIMQAGSSGPGKAFAARWAEMIFTLQHTAQDMRRFRSEMRAAIEAAGRDPDDCAVLPSVDPIIGETASIAREKQDFVNSLVDPELGMALMSSHIGTDLSRFPIDQPVVDLPLEEGSRGSFEVILQGTKAKGLTLGEAAKRFATSELAPQIVGTPVQVADQLEAMFTSEACDGFILTPTVSPGTWEQFSRAVVPILQKRGLMRSSYEGATLRENLRAGAKLRETAQGRAA, from the coding sequence ATGCAGAAGCGTCAGATGCGGCTCGTCGCCTTTCTCAAGGCCGGGCCGACCAGCCACCACCACGGCATGTGGCGGCACCCCGAGACCGATAACGGCTTTCTCGAGCCCGATTGGTATGAGCACATTGCCCGTGTGCTGGAAAAGGGCTGCTTCGACGGCCTGTTCTTCGCCGATGTGCTCGGCATCTACGATTATTACAACCGCAGTTTCGCGACCATGGTCGGCAAGGGCGGCGCGCTCAGCCTGCTCGATCCATTGCCGATTCTGGCGATGATGGCGCGGGTGACGCGGCATATCGGATTGGGCGCGACACTCTCGACGACCTTCCACAATCCCTACCAGATCGCTCGCACGCTCGGCACGCTCGACATTCTGAGCAAGGGTCGCATGGCCTGGAACGTCGTGACCTCGGCGAGCAATCTGGAGGCCCGCAATTTCGGTCTTGAGGCGATCCCGGGCCGGGAGGAACGCTATGGCCGCGCCGATGAGGTGCTGGAAGCCTGCATGGCGCTTTGGCAGAGCTGGGACGAGGGCGCGCTCGTCATCGACAAGGAGGCCGGCCACTTCGCCGATCCCGGCAAGCTGCACTATGCGGATTATCGCGGCGAATGGGTCAGGACGCGCGGGCCTTTGACCGTGCCGCGCTCGCCGCAAGGCCATCCGGTGATCATGCAGGCCGGCTCGTCGGGGCCGGGCAAGGCGTTCGCGGCGCGTTGGGCGGAGATGATCTTCACCTTGCAGCACACGGCGCAGGACATGCGCCGCTTCCGCAGCGAGATGCGCGCGGCGATCGAGGCTGCCGGCCGCGACCCCGATGATTGCGCCGTGCTGCCCTCGGTCGATCCCATCATCGGCGAGACCGCCTCGATCGCCCGCGAGAAGCAGGATTTCGTCAACAGCCTGGTCGATCCCGAACTGGGCATGGCGCTGATGTCCTCGCATATCGGTACCGATCTTTCGCGCTTCCCGATCGATCAGCCGGTGGTCGACCTGCCGCTCGAGGAAGGCTCGCGCGGCTCCTTCGAGGTGATCCTGCAAGGCACCAAGGCTAAAGGGCTGACGCTGGGCGAGGCGGCGAAGCGTTTCGCGACCAGCGAGCTCGCGCCGCAGATCGTCGGCACGCCCGTGCAGGTCGCGGATCAACTGGAGGCGATGTTCACAAGCGAGGCCTGCGACGGCTTCATCCTGACGCCGACCGTATCGCCGGGCACCTGGGAACAGTTCTCGCGAGCCGTGGTGCCGATCCTGCAAAAGCGCGGATTGATGCGCAGCTCCTATGAAGGCGCGACATTGCGGGAGAACCTCCGGGCTGGAGCGAAGCTCCGCGAGACCGCACAGGGGAGGGCGGCATGA
- a CDS encoding flavin reductase family protein — MSALKLPNTEREEDGTGGVALDTRELRRALGQFATGVAVVTTHERGGDPVGLTLSSFNTVSLDPPLILFSVARKARSLEHLLQADSFAINILHREQEAISNRFAQSVVTKWDGVDHRPGQTGAPLLPGALAHFECRCYARHDGGDHVIFVGEVLRFHCEPIDAPLIFYRGQYRSLDGSR; from the coding sequence ATGAGCGCGCTCAAGCTGCCGAATACGGAACGCGAAGAGGACGGCACTGGCGGTGTGGCGCTCGACACGCGCGAACTGCGCCGCGCGCTCGGACAATTCGCGACCGGCGTCGCCGTGGTGACGACGCATGAGCGCGGCGGCGATCCGGTCGGCCTGACGCTGAGCTCATTCAACACCGTCTCGCTCGATCCGCCGCTGATCCTATTCAGCGTCGCGCGCAAGGCGCGCAGCCTCGAACATCTGCTGCAGGCGGACAGCTTCGCCATCAACATCCTACATCGCGAGCAAGAGGCCATTTCCAATCGCTTCGCCCAGTCGGTCGTGACCAAATGGGATGGCGTCGATCACCGGCCCGGCCAGACCGGAGCGCCGCTGCTGCCCGGTGCGCTCGCCCATTTCGAATGCCGTTGCTATGCGCGCCATGATGGCGGCGACCACGTCATCTTCGTCGGTGAGGTGCTTCGCTTCCATTGCGAGCCGATCGATGCGCCCCTGATCTTCTACCGGGGGCAATATCGCAGCCTGGACGGTTCGCGATAA
- a CDS encoding VOC family protein gives MPLSIDHIVIAVTDLDQAIRDYEALGFTVLPGGEHPRGSRNALVVLADGAYLEIIAFSRPVPDFRWWRVLDEAGSGLVDYALLPDSLDLDLARARAGGIVMDGPIDGARLQPDGTRLAWRSARPPESDIPFLCEDVTARALRVPEGAARKHANGVTGVAGVTVAVRDLGVSAARYRTLLGMAPVASGGVPGLGFGLVQFQLGRQMVSLVEGRAEACEGLTRHLEQRGQGAYAISFFGGKDQTLDASLTHGARLEIVRER, from the coding sequence ATGCCGCTTTCGATCGACCATATCGTCATCGCCGTCACCGATCTCGATCAGGCCATTCGCGATTATGAGGCGCTGGGCTTCACCGTGCTGCCCGGCGGCGAGCATCCGCGCGGCTCGCGCAATGCGCTCGTGGTGCTGGCGGACGGCGCTTATCTCGAAATCATCGCCTTTTCCCGGCCGGTGCCGGATTTCCGCTGGTGGCGTGTCCTGGATGAGGCCGGTAGCGGGCTGGTCGACTACGCCCTGCTGCCGGATTCGCTTGATCTCGATCTGGCTCGCGCCCGTGCCGGCGGAATCGTGATGGATGGCCCGATCGACGGCGCACGCTTGCAGCCCGACGGCACGCGCCTGGCCTGGCGCTCGGCGCGCCCGCCGGAAAGCGACATCCCCTTCCTATGCGAGGACGTCACGGCGCGGGCGCTGCGCGTGCCGGAGGGCGCGGCCCGCAAACATGCAAACGGAGTCACGGGCGTCGCCGGCGTGACCGTGGCGGTCCGCGATCTTGGCGTGTCGGCAGCACGCTATCGCACCTTGCTTGGCATGGCGCCTGTCGCCAGCGGCGGCGTGCCGGGGCTCGGCTTCGGGCTCGTGCAATTCCAGCTCGGCCGCCAGATGGTGTCGCTGGTCGAGGGGCGGGCCGAGGCCTGCGAAGGGCTGACGCGCCATCTCGAACAGCGTGGCCAGGGAGCCTATGCGATCTCGTTCTTCGGTGGGAAGGACCAGACGCTCGACGCCAGCCTCACCCATGGCGCGAGGCTGGAGATCGTCAGGGAGCGCTGA
- a CDS encoding ABC transporter substrate-binding protein, whose protein sequence is MRFRLLLGRLLVASTCAGASLAASAQTLPRLNFAGSVTWIGQVPILVAIEKGFFREQGLDVQVQVIVNSADRIRAIAAGDAAFSNLGRVSVISEMARGNEAFSIFANVDDSPGQEGCWARPGIASVKDLKGKPVAANSSAEITLMGLLSESGMTLQDTDYRSLPGTEMAAALSHGDVQAACVWQPLLDRLKQAVPEGKLLGTDKDTAIYRDFGTMAAGDIVIISRKLAKEDPATAKKIAAGVLKGADFTIANPGEAGAAVASYFRQTPEQVTTAIKGFQFFGSAGWPEHMRRHQGQIKYLTKLLHGAGKIPTAPDTDLWVDTSFVPGVK, encoded by the coding sequence ATGCGCTTCCGCCTGCTCCTCGGCCGCCTTCTCGTCGCATCGACCTGTGCCGGCGCATCGCTGGCCGCGAGCGCGCAAACCCTGCCGCGCCTGAACTTCGCCGGCTCGGTGACCTGGATTGGTCAGGTGCCGATCCTGGTCGCGATCGAGAAAGGCTTCTTCCGCGAGCAAGGGCTCGACGTGCAGGTCCAGGTCATCGTCAACTCCGCCGACCGGATCCGCGCGATCGCCGCCGGCGATGCGGCTTTCAGCAATCTTGGCCGCGTCTCGGTGATCAGCGAGATGGCACGCGGCAACGAGGCTTTCTCGATCTTCGCCAATGTCGACGATTCGCCGGGGCAGGAGGGCTGCTGGGCCCGTCCGGGCATCGCCTCGGTCAAGGATCTGAAGGGCAAGCCGGTGGCGGCCAATTCCTCGGCCGAGATCACCTTGATGGGGCTTCTCTCCGAAAGCGGCATGACATTGCAGGACACCGACTATCGCAGCCTGCCCGGCACCGAGATGGCGGCTGCGCTCAGCCATGGCGATGTCCAGGCGGCCTGCGTCTGGCAGCCCTTGCTCGATCGCCTGAAGCAGGCCGTACCCGAGGGCAAGCTGCTCGGCACCGACAAGGACACGGCGATATACCGCGATTTCGGCACCATGGCGGCAGGCGACATCGTCATCATCTCGCGCAAGCTCGCCAAGGAGGATCCCGCCACCGCCAAGAAGATCGCGGCCGGCGTGCTCAAAGGGGCCGACTTCACCATCGCCAATCCCGGGGAGGCGGGGGCTGCGGTCGCGAGCTATTTCCGCCAGACGCCGGAACAGGTCACGACGGCGATCAAGGGCTTCCAGTTCTTCGGCAGCGCGGGCTGGCCCGAGCATATGCGCCGGCACCAGGGCCAGATCAAATACCTGACCAAGTTGCTGCATGGCGCCGGCAAGATCCCGACGGCTCCCGACACCGACCTCTGGGTCGACACCAGCTTCGTACCTGGGGTGAAGTGA
- a CDS encoding transporter substrate-binding domain-containing protein, with product MTILKTISRRAIFRRAMSLTLALGLAAALLPFSRNAASAATPDEIKARGKFLVGVLTDYPPFGGTDANQKPAGYDADVAVLMAKSLGVPLELVPVTGPNRIPYLLTNKIDVLIATFGITAERQKQVLFSNPYSALTIYVLAPKNVVIQKPEDLKNVSIGTARASTQDTAISAIMPAGTQLKRYDDDATALQAIISGQIQAIGASNTILAQLNKDYPQLNIEPKITLKEQANGMAFRKADTALAEWSNKFIAEIAANGQLSEINKRWFGIPLSGLPPMPTF from the coding sequence ATGACCATACTGAAGACGATATCCCGCAGGGCCATATTCCGCAGAGCCATGAGCCTGACGCTGGCGCTCGGCCTCGCGGCGGCGCTGCTGCCGTTCAGCCGCAACGCCGCTTCGGCCGCGACGCCAGACGAGATCAAGGCGCGCGGCAAGTTTCTGGTCGGCGTGCTGACCGACTATCCGCCGTTCGGCGGTACCGACGCCAACCAGAAGCCGGCGGGCTACGATGCTGATGTCGCCGTGCTGATGGCGAAGTCGCTCGGCGTGCCGCTCGAGCTCGTCCCGGTGACCGGCCCCAACCGCATCCCCTATCTCCTGACCAACAAGATCGACGTCCTGATCGCCACCTTCGGCATCACCGCCGAGCGCCAGAAGCAGGTGCTGTTCTCCAACCCCTACAGCGCCCTGACGATCTATGTGCTGGCGCCCAAGAACGTCGTCATCCAGAAGCCCGAAGACCTGAAGAACGTCTCGATCGGCACGGCGCGCGCCAGCACGCAGGACACTGCGATCAGCGCGATCATGCCTGCCGGCACCCAGCTCAAGCGCTATGACGACGATGCGACCGCCCTGCAGGCGATCATCTCCGGGCAGATCCAGGCGATCGGCGCGAGCAACACCATCCTGGCGCAGTTGAACAAGGACTATCCCCAGCTCAACATCGAGCCGAAGATCACCTTGAAGGAACAGGCCAACGGCATGGCCTTCCGCAAGGCCGATACCGCGCTGGCGGAATGGTCGAACAAGTTCATCGCCGAGATCGCCGCCAACGGCCAGCTCAGTGAGATCAACAAGCGCTGGTTTGGCATTCCTCTGTCGGGCCTGCCTCCGATGCCGACCTTCTGA
- a CDS encoding NIPSNAP family protein: protein MILDERTYAIKPAHVRDYLDLYVREGMELQVSHLGHLIGWFTTDTGVVNEVVHMWRFEDAGDRERRRAAMEADPHWQEFRAKAAPYVLEMRSRILRPTAFSPLR from the coding sequence ATGATCCTCGATGAACGCACCTACGCGATCAAGCCGGCCCATGTGCGCGATTATCTCGACCTCTATGTCCGCGAGGGCATGGAGCTGCAGGTCTCGCATCTCGGTCATCTGATCGGCTGGTTCACCACTGATACGGGCGTCGTCAACGAAGTCGTCCATATGTGGCGCTTCGAGGATGCGGGCGACCGTGAGCGCCGGCGCGCGGCGATGGAGGCCGATCCGCACTGGCAGGAGTTCCGCGCCAAGGCCGCGCCCTATGTGCTCGAGATGCGCAGCCGCATCCTGCGCCCGACGGCGTTCTCGCCATTGCGCTGA
- a CDS encoding MFS transporter, whose translation MTSQARTAGSVWVILWLGAVAFANALGSVMVFPLAPFLADDLRVPAQDVAYTSVYFNGAAGLGGIVGALLLGRIARRSALLGALAGLGVTTGLAALAPNFSWLLLGRLLAGLCAGPLLAVVFATAADLAPKGGRNRAVSAIVGSYGLALLLGSPLALGLISVAGSWRAPFIGMAVLCLGLTVPVLFGLPGLSVGAARADFGRTLLRDVGAILLRPGSLTGLLLTAGASFATLLISPHIGTFALKNLGASTAELGSIYLIGGGLALLTTGSTGWVMDRIGSRAASLGVGVALTLLLTCAFLLPMPLPIMAPVLGLILAAQLARSTVAQASASRVPRSSERTAYQCLVAAATSLAQAAGAGGSTLLLSERTDGHLVGMERLALISILLCWVSLWLVARLERQIGRSASLIDASR comes from the coding sequence ATGACGTCTCAAGCCCGAACCGCTGGAAGCGTCTGGGTCATCCTCTGGCTCGGCGCGGTGGCCTTCGCCAACGCGCTGGGTTCGGTGATGGTGTTTCCGCTGGCGCCGTTCCTGGCCGATGATCTGAGGGTGCCGGCCCAGGATGTCGCCTATACCAGCGTCTATTTCAATGGCGCGGCGGGGCTGGGCGGGATCGTCGGAGCTCTGCTGCTGGGGCGGATTGCGCGCCGCAGCGCGCTGCTCGGGGCGCTTGCCGGGCTGGGCGTCACGACCGGGCTCGCGGCGCTTGCACCGAATTTCTCCTGGCTGCTGCTCGGCCGCCTGCTCGCCGGGCTTTGCGCCGGGCCGCTCCTGGCGGTGGTCTTCGCGACGGCTGCCGACCTTGCGCCGAAGGGTGGGCGCAATCGCGCCGTCAGCGCGATCGTCGGCTCCTATGGTCTGGCGCTGCTGCTCGGCTCGCCGCTCGCGCTGGGGCTGATTTCGGTTGCGGGGAGCTGGCGCGCGCCCTTCATCGGCATGGCGGTCTTGTGCCTGGGGCTGACTGTCCCCGTCCTGTTTGGCCTGCCGGGGCTCTCGGTTGGGGCCGCGCGAGCGGATTTCGGGCGCACGCTGCTGCGTGATGTCGGGGCGATCCTGCTGCGCCCCGGCAGCCTGACGGGGCTCCTGCTGACGGCTGGAGCCTCCTTCGCGACCTTGCTGATCTCGCCTCATATCGGCACCTTCGCGCTGAAGAATCTGGGCGCGAGCACGGCCGAGCTCGGCTCGATCTATCTGATCGGCGGCGGTTTGGCGCTGCTGACGACGGGCTCCACCGGCTGGGTGATGGACCGCATCGGCTCGCGGGCAGCGTCGCTGGGGGTGGGGGTTGCGCTGACGCTGCTCCTCACCTGCGCCTTTCTGCTCCCCATGCCGCTGCCGATCATGGCGCCTGTCCTCGGCCTGATCCTGGCGGCGCAGCTCGCCCGCAGCACGGTCGCCCAGGCGAGCGCCAGCCGCGTGCCGCGCTCCAGCGAGCGGACGGCCTATCAATGCCTGGTCGCGGCCGCGACCAGCCTGGCCCAGGCGGCGGGGGCGGGCGGCTCGACCTTGCTCCTGTCCGAGCGCACTGATGGGCATCTGGTCGGAATGGAGCGCCTGGCGCTGATCAGCATCCTGCTGTGCTGGGTCTCGCTATGGCTCGTCGCGCGCCTCGAGCGCCAGATCGGGCGGTCGGCGTCGCTTATCGATGCATCACGCTGA
- a CDS encoding ABC transporter permease, whose amino-acid sequence MTMRDHLAVGTRRLPRLAIDWPGRAALVSMASVLIFIALWALATATGWISPLFLPSPVAVARAAAKLVLSGDLWRAVVASSARVFAGFFLAAIVAIPLGVAMATFWPVRAIFSPFISLLRPLPSITWIPLTILWLGIGEQQKVTIVFLGSWVYILLATYEATRRVDPLLVRAARNLGAGDLTVMREVIFPGALPGILAGLKVSLAIAWSCVLSAEMVAARNGLGSLIWEAKDWGDMTVVLVGMVSISLTVLAADVVANRIEILLQPWERHRRH is encoded by the coding sequence ATGACGATGCGCGACCATCTCGCGGTCGGCACGCGGCGCCTGCCGCGGCTGGCGATCGACTGGCCGGGCCGGGCCGCCTTGGTCAGCATGGCCTCGGTCCTGATCTTCATCGCGCTGTGGGCGCTGGCGACCGCGACGGGCTGGATCTCGCCGCTGTTCCTGCCGTCCCCGGTCGCGGTGGCGCGGGCCGCTGCCAAGCTGGTGCTGTCGGGTGATCTCTGGCGGGCGGTGGTCGCCTCGTCCGCCCGCGTCTTCGCCGGCTTCTTCCTGGCGGCGATTGTCGCCATCCCGCTCGGCGTGGCGATGGCGACCTTCTGGCCGGTAAGGGCGATCTTCAGCCCGTTCATCTCGCTGCTGCGCCCCTTGCCGTCGATCACCTGGATCCCGCTGACGATCCTGTGGCTGGGCATCGGCGAGCAGCAGAAGGTGACGATCGTCTTCCTGGGAAGCTGGGTTTACATCCTGCTCGCGACCTATGAGGCGACGCGACGCGTCGACCCGCTTCTGGTCCGGGCCGCGCGCAATCTCGGCGCGGGCGATCTCACCGTGATGCGCGAGGTGATCTTTCCCGGCGCGCTGCCCGGCATCCTGGCGGGGCTGAAGGTCTCGCTCGCGATCGCCTGGTCCTGCGTGCTCTCGGCCGAGATGGTCGCGGCGCGCAACGGCCTGGGCTCGCTGATCTGGGAGGCAAAGGACTGGGGCGACATGACCGTGGTGCTGGTCGGCATGGTCTCGATCTCGCTGACCGTGCTTGCGGCCGACGTCGTCGCGAACCGGATCGAAATCCTGCTGCAGCCCTGGGAACGCCACCGGCGCCACTAG
- a CDS encoding NAD(P)-dependent oxidoreductase: MTAPVIGFVGFGEAAQCFARHLAASDASTPLVFCEGRTNRPPYSESFRLQVREAGAELVDTLNELLARVDIVISAVVVATAAEVGAAIAAGLRPGTLVVDINASTPSSKIAVAEAVRARGGSYVDANLMGAVSIYGAKVPLYCSGDGVERFTAVFAPFGFTIESAGPRAGDAAAVKMLRSVVTKGIEALVIEAMTAASVAGVRAEALRGICEPMDATRFSSFVDMCIRTDVLHAERRAVEMDGVAEGLRELGLDPVMTEATCARLRASAALGQREAFVARTSYTADDVLDAYRARSGELPCR; this comes from the coding sequence ATGACGGCTCCCGTCATCGGTTTTGTCGGCTTCGGCGAGGCGGCGCAGTGCTTCGCGCGCCATCTGGCCGCTTCGGACGCCAGCACGCCGCTCGTCTTCTGCGAGGGCCGCACGAACCGCCCGCCCTATTCGGAGTCGTTTCGCCTGCAGGTGCGCGAAGCGGGCGCGGAATTGGTCGACACGCTCAATGAATTGCTGGCGCGGGTCGACATCGTGATCTCGGCTGTCGTCGTCGCGACCGCCGCTGAAGTCGGGGCTGCGATCGCGGCCGGCCTGCGGCCAGGCACGCTCGTCGTCGACATCAACGCCTCGACGCCATCAAGCAAGATCGCTGTCGCCGAGGCAGTGCGGGCCAGAGGCGGCTCCTATGTCGACGCCAATCTGATGGGCGCGGTCAGCATCTATGGCGCGAAGGTGCCGCTCTATTGCTCGGGCGATGGCGTCGAGCGTTTCACTGCCGTCTTCGCCCCGTTTGGCTTCACCATCGAGAGCGCCGGTCCGCGCGCGGGCGACGCGGCTGCCGTGAAGATGCTGCGCAGCGTTGTCACCAAAGGCATCGAGGCCCTGGTGATCGAGGCGATGACGGCGGCTTCAGTTGCCGGCGTGCGCGCCGAGGCGCTGCGCGGGATCTGCGAGCCGATGGATGCGACGCGCTTCAGCTCCTTCGTCGACATGTGCATCAGGACCGATGTGCTGCATGCCGAGCGGCGCGCGGTCGAGATGGACGGCGTCGCGGAGGGCCTTCGCGAGCTCGGGCTGGATCCGGTGATGACGGAGGCGACCTGCGCCCGGCTGCGGGCCTCGGCCGCGCTCGGGCAGCGCGAGGCCTTCGTCGCGCGGACAAGCTACACGGCTGATGATGTCCTCGACGCCTATCGCGCCCGATCTGGAGAACTACCGTGTCGATGA